Proteins encoded by one window of Blastocatellia bacterium:
- a CDS encoding cation-translocating P-type ATPase codes for MKGEPSEKTCDLCGLDCGRRPLLGCFDGVERSFCCMGCLKVYTILLESGVVQSGQALRETELFKRSLELGLVANSNGRRNKPAADLPPDAPTEEVLLHVSGLWCSSCAWLIEHALAAERGVVSAEAFFASDLVKVKYCPHYLPPERLVQRITELGYQARPYTGENETAQAEQRDLLLRMGVAGFLWLNIMTLSTALYVSFFEPIAESIRRYLPFLLMALATPVVFYSARPILQLAWRGLLNKVIRMETLLALGILAAYVYSAAQAVRGETHVYFDTAAAIVTLVLVGKLIERSAKEKTAQAITLLYRLMPKKARVLAGGRERFVSIDALDVGDVFVVKAGERIPADGAVMEGYTHVDESLLTGESVPVSKGPGSEVVSGSVNLGSVIHVRAIKVGNDTTLAQIVRLVEEAMSSRSSIERTVDRISRIFVPIVVLLAAVTLAGYWWLGASGVHEALMRAIAVLVIACPCALGIATPLAITTAIGAACRRGILVSDSRVLETIRNVDVVVLDKTGTVTEGQFALLHCEFISDADPAPIPSTYPECSDLGAGILQSAICNSQSAIGVLASLERYSEHPLGGALVKQAQQHGIELEEASQVHVRKGQGITGVVAGHRVFIGNRRLAEDMSGVLDARLERRASRWEQQGYTVAFFGWDAQLQGLLVFGDRLKPEAARMVRALKQRGINVIVLSGDARATTEYVARAIGADDFVAEALPEDKTDVIRKLQQSGSVVAMVGDGINDAPALAQANLGIALGSGTDIAMKAAAMVLITNSLHKILSAFDLAQRTWRVVRQNLFWAFLYNGLGISLAIAGILNPIMAAGAMLLSSLSVIGNSLRLSSPPAASNDFSRRLPRHSLSGSTISG; via the coding sequence ATGAAAGGTGAGCCGAGCGAGAAAACTTGTGACCTGTGTGGGCTTGATTGCGGCCGACGCCCGTTGCTCGGCTGCTTCGATGGAGTAGAACGGTCGTTTTGCTGCATGGGCTGCCTCAAGGTCTACACCATTTTGTTGGAGAGCGGCGTCGTCCAGAGCGGCCAAGCGCTTCGCGAAACCGAACTCTTCAAGCGAAGTCTGGAACTCGGGCTCGTCGCCAACAGCAATGGGCGGCGCAACAAGCCGGCTGCCGACCTCCCACCCGACGCCCCGACAGAGGAAGTGCTGTTGCACGTCTCAGGCCTATGGTGTTCCTCCTGTGCCTGGCTCATTGAGCACGCGCTCGCCGCTGAGCGTGGCGTTGTCTCGGCGGAAGCGTTCTTCGCATCCGATCTGGTTAAGGTGAAGTACTGCCCACACTATTTGCCGCCGGAGCGTCTTGTCCAACGGATTACGGAACTGGGTTATCAGGCGCGTCCCTACACCGGCGAGAACGAAACCGCTCAGGCTGAACAGCGAGACTTGTTACTGCGAATGGGCGTGGCCGGTTTCCTGTGGCTGAACATCATGACACTGAGCACGGCGCTTTACGTCAGCTTCTTCGAGCCAATTGCTGAGAGCATCCGCCGTTATCTGCCGTTTCTGCTGATGGCGCTGGCCACGCCGGTCGTTTTTTATTCAGCCCGACCCATTCTGCAACTGGCTTGGCGGGGCTTGCTCAACAAAGTCATTCGCATGGAGACATTGCTCGCGCTCGGTATTTTGGCAGCCTATGTCTACAGCGCCGCGCAGGCAGTTCGTGGCGAGACGCACGTCTATTTCGACACGGCCGCAGCAATCGTCACGCTGGTGCTGGTTGGAAAATTGATCGAGCGGAGCGCAAAAGAGAAGACGGCGCAAGCCATCACGCTGCTCTATCGCTTGATGCCGAAAAAAGCGCGCGTGCTAGCCGGCGGTCGTGAACGATTCGTTTCAATTGACGCGCTCGACGTCGGCGATGTCTTTGTCGTCAAAGCGGGCGAGCGCATTCCGGCAGACGGCGCTGTAATGGAAGGCTACACGCATGTTGACGAATCATTGCTGACGGGGGAATCGGTGCCGGTGAGCAAAGGGCCGGGAAGCGAAGTCGTATCCGGCAGCGTCAACCTGGGCAGCGTCATTCATGTCCGCGCCATAAAAGTTGGCAACGATACCACGCTGGCGCAGATCGTTCGGCTAGTCGAAGAAGCCATGAGCAGCCGTTCGTCAATCGAGCGGACGGTTGACCGCATCTCCCGCATCTTTGTGCCTATTGTCGTCCTGCTGGCTGCTGTGACGTTGGCCGGCTATTGGTGGCTGGGTGCCAGCGGTGTGCACGAAGCACTCATGCGTGCGATCGCGGTGTTGGTCATCGCCTGCCCGTGCGCGTTGGGCATCGCCACGCCGTTGGCCATCACAACAGCAATAGGCGCCGCCTGTCGCCGCGGAATTTTGGTCAGTGACAGTCGCGTACTGGAGACGATCCGCAACGTGGATGTGGTTGTCTTGGATAAAACCGGCACGGTGACCGAAGGGCAATTCGCGCTGCTGCATTGTGAGTTCATCTCAGACGCCGATCCGGCCCCGATCCCATCAACATATCCCGAATGTTCGGATTTGGGAGCCGGGATTCTTCAATCCGCAATCTGCAATTCGCAATCCGCAATCGGAGTGCTCGCATCGCTGGAACGCTACTCCGAACACCCGCTGGGCGGCGCTTTGGTCAAGCAGGCGCAACAGCATGGCATTGAACTTGAGGAGGCGAGCCAGGTCCACGTGCGAAAAGGGCAAGGCATCACCGGTGTTGTGGCCGGCCACCGCGTTTTCATCGGAAACCGCCGGCTAGCAGAAGACATGTCCGGCGTTCTTGATGCTCGCTTGGAGCGCCGCGCCAGCCGCTGGGAACAACAAGGGTACACCGTCGCCTTCTTTGGATGGGACGCCCAGCTTCAAGGACTGCTCGTCTTTGGCGACCGCCTGAAGCCCGAAGCCGCCCGGATGGTCCGCGCGTTGAAACAACGCGGCATCAACGTCATCGTGCTGTCGGGCGACGCGCGAGCAACAACTGAATACGTGGCTCGCGCCATTGGCGCGGATGATTTTGTCGCCGAGGCGTTACCTGAAGATAAAACCGACGTGATTAGAAAACTTCAACAGAGCGGCTCCGTTGTCGCCATGGTAGGCGACGGCATCAACGATGCGCCTGCATTGGCACAGGCAAACCTCGGCATCGCTCTTGGCTCAGGCACGGACATCGCTATGAAGGCCGCTGCGATGGTATTGATCACCAATTCGCTGCACAAAATCCTGAGCGCCTTTGATCTTGCCCAAAGAACCTGGCGCGTAGTGCGACAGAATCTGTTTTGGGCGTTTCTTTACAATGGCCTCGGCATCAGCTTGGCTATCGCCGGCATCTTGAACCCCATCATGGCAGCCGGCGCGATGCTTCTATCCAGTTTATCTGTGATCGGCAATTCACTCCGCCTTAGTTCGCCACCGGCCGCATCAAACGACTTCTCCCGCCGTTTGCCTCGTCATTCGCTTTCTGGCTCCACCATCTCAGGGTAA
- a CDS encoding PKD domain-containing protein, giving the protein MNKRLLVLLLVGLMVLMGPSGALAQDKTIEPSYQVTPTVFGGSSTGLFNTLGTRTLKTGELTFGVFWNNYDRDPGDLDINQIPVNFTLGLTDRWEVFANVDVFQQVTSTRTAILGLSGPQFNGRRSQFGGNPIAAFGPSVGGRGDAAAAFFVNSGSRVGGILPPPGSIFGRLVANRPSFYNELPFFGQAYFNPRTGGYEVSTSGNGLGNITAGTKVNLVHADRGFSLAVAGLFRFSSTNNFHGMANGRGHGEIDFGPMVILGQSFAGHRVRFSENIGYIRSGDPDRNNIKLLDRRDQLLLNGGVEIAPAQKVVLTGEVNSTVYVGSGTPNLNPINPVDLIVGLRYFAYDGKFELGGGYRRLLNGAEGRTIPGIPPGRTTLGPVAIGSDDVNGFVFNVAFGRRKEVIPPPPPNRPPSVFLEADRTTVQPGERVNITARAMDPDNDVLDYSWLASAGQIIGSGPSIIFDTTGLAPGEYTVTVTVDDKKGGTASNSITIRVVQPPAPPVNRPPSIRSVNCNTVIGTALVPGQITDGESVRVSAVASDPDGDRLTYRWSTTAGQIRGSGSDVTLDTTGVTAGPGAPPVEITITLTVSDDKGLTDTATCRLTVRSVRKPEAEKVEMVLEFPARSARVNNVHKAILDDIALRLQQEPGARLLIYGYANKGERPRLAQQRANNVVNYLVREKGIQQDRLVVRTVVATEADPANRRVEMWIVPPGAELPQ; this is encoded by the coding sequence ATGAATAAACGTCTACTTGTCCTCTTGCTGGTTGGACTGATGGTGCTCATGGGTCCATCGGGAGCTTTAGCTCAAGACAAAACCATCGAACCGAGTTATCAAGTCACGCCTACGGTGTTCGGAGGCAGTAGCACTGGTCTGTTCAATACACTGGGCACGCGCACACTGAAGACCGGTGAGCTAACGTTCGGTGTGTTTTGGAATAACTATGATCGTGATCCGGGTGATTTAGACATCAATCAAATTCCCGTCAATTTCACGCTGGGTCTGACTGACCGATGGGAAGTGTTCGCAAATGTGGATGTCTTCCAGCAGGTGACCTCCACACGAACGGCGATTTTGGGTTTGTCAGGCCCGCAGTTCAATGGTCGCCGGTCACAATTTGGCGGCAATCCCATTGCCGCGTTTGGCCCCAGCGTGGGCGGGCGCGGCGATGCCGCGGCTGCATTCTTCGTCAATAGCGGCTCTCGGGTCGGCGGTATTCTGCCGCCACCGGGCTCGATCTTTGGCCGACTCGTCGCGAACCGCCCGTCATTCTATAACGAATTGCCGTTCTTTGGACAAGCCTACTTCAATCCGCGAACGGGCGGTTATGAAGTTTCAACATCAGGCAACGGTCTGGGCAACATCACGGCCGGAACCAAAGTGAATCTGGTACACGCCGACCGCGGCTTCAGTCTGGCTGTAGCCGGTCTGTTTCGCTTTTCTTCAACAAATAACTTTCACGGGATGGCCAATGGTCGCGGACATGGCGAGATTGATTTCGGCCCGATGGTGATTTTGGGTCAGTCATTCGCCGGCCATCGCGTCCGCTTCTCGGAGAATATCGGCTACATCCGTTCAGGCGATCCTGATCGAAACAACATCAAACTGCTCGATCGCCGTGATCAACTCTTGCTCAACGGCGGTGTGGAAATCGCTCCCGCGCAGAAAGTCGTTCTGACCGGCGAAGTCAACAGCACCGTTTACGTCGGCAGCGGCACGCCCAATTTGAATCCGATCAACCCGGTTGATCTGATTGTTGGGTTGCGCTACTTTGCCTATGACGGAAAATTTGAGCTGGGTGGCGGCTATCGCCGGTTGCTCAACGGCGCGGAAGGTCGCACAATTCCCGGCATTCCTCCAGGGCGAACGACGTTAGGGCCTGTCGCTATTGGGTCAGATGACGTCAACGGATTCGTGTTCAATGTGGCGTTTGGCCGGCGCAAGGAAGTGATCCCGCCACCGCCGCCGAATCGCCCACCATCCGTCTTTCTTGAAGCGGACCGGACTACAGTACAACCCGGCGAGCGAGTCAACATTACGGCTCGCGCCATGGACCCTGATAACGATGTGCTCGATTATTCGTGGTTGGCCTCAGCCGGACAAATCATCGGTTCTGGGCCGTCCATTATCTTTGACACAACCGGCTTGGCACCGGGCGAATATACGGTCACTGTCACGGTAGACGATAAGAAAGGCGGCACCGCTTCTAATTCAATCACGATTCGCGTGGTTCAACCGCCTGCACCGCCCGTCAATCGCCCGCCATCCATCCGCAGTGTCAACTGCAACACGGTGATCGGCACGGCGCTCGTGCCCGGTCAGATCACCGATGGCGAATCCGTGCGCGTCAGCGCGGTTGCGAGCGATCCAGATGGCGATAGGCTTACCTATCGGTGGAGCACGACAGCCGGCCAAATCCGAGGCAGCGGCTCTGATGTCACGCTCGATACAACAGGCGTAACAGCAGGACCGGGCGCGCCGCCTGTGGAGATCACGATCACGCTGACCGTGAGCGATGATAAAGGATTGACAGACACGGCCACGTGCCGGCTGACGGTGCGCTCAGTCAGAAAACCGGAAGCCGAGAAGGTCGAGATGGTTCTTGAATTCCCGGCTCGCAGCGCACGTGTCAATAACGTCCACAAGGCGATTCTGGACGACATCGCGCTACGCCTGCAGCAAGAGCCCGGTGCTCGACTTCTCATCTACGGTTATGCCAACAAGGGTGAGCGGCCTCGACTGGCTCAACAGCGCGCCAACAACGTCGTCAACTATCTGGTCAGAGAGAAAGGTATCCAGCAAGACCGGCTCGTGGTCAGAACAGTTGTGGCGACTGAAGCGGACCCGGCCAATCGTCGTGTCGAGATGTGGATCGTGCCGCCGGGCGCGGAACTCCCACAATAA
- a CDS encoding ABC transporter permease: MNRLVQILSRRLLLVLPVVWAVVTLVFLLIHIVPGDPVLTYLGERATAEQVAEMRQRFGLDLPLWQQYLNYWKQLFTGDLGVSFFDRQPVFDKILGRYPATLQLALAALIVSITLAIPLGVTAATHQGKLTDNVASVIALLGISLPNFALGPLMILLFAVNLRWLPPSGVGGPLHLVLPAITLGAALAAILTRMVRSSVIEELGQDYVKTARAKGLTERIVVYKHALKNGLIPVVTIIGLQFGVLLGGAIITERIFNWPGIGLLTIEAIEARDYPLVQGCILVIALSYVVVNTATDLLYRVLDPRIQVE; this comes from the coding sequence GTGAATAGGCTAGTCCAAATCCTGTCACGTCGTTTGTTGCTGGTCTTGCCGGTTGTGTGGGCTGTAGTCACGCTGGTCTTTTTGCTGATTCACATCGTGCCGGGCGATCCGGTGCTCACCTACCTGGGCGAGCGCGCCACCGCAGAACAAGTGGCTGAAATGCGCCAGCGCTTTGGGTTGGATTTACCGCTCTGGCAACAATACCTGAATTACTGGAAGCAGCTCTTCACCGGCGATCTTGGCGTCTCATTTTTTGATCGTCAGCCCGTGTTTGATAAGATTTTGGGACGCTATCCGGCCACGCTCCAATTGGCGCTGGCTGCGCTCATTGTCTCAATCACGCTGGCCATTCCGCTGGGCGTCACGGCTGCCACGCATCAAGGTAAGCTGACTGATAACGTGGCCTCGGTCATTGCGCTCTTAGGAATTTCCCTTCCCAATTTTGCCCTGGGGCCGCTGATGATTTTGCTGTTTGCGGTCAACCTGCGATGGCTGCCTCCGTCAGGGGTTGGTGGGCCGCTCCATCTTGTTCTGCCGGCGATCACGTTGGGCGCCGCGCTGGCTGCGATTCTGACGCGCATGGTGCGCTCAAGCGTGATCGAAGAACTGGGTCAGGATTATGTGAAAACAGCCCGCGCCAAGGGACTGACCGAGCGCATTGTGGTGTATAAACACGCGCTGAAAAATGGACTGATCCCTGTCGTGACAATCATCGGCTTGCAGTTCGGCGTCTTGCTCGGCGGAGCGATCATCACCGAACGCATCTTCAACTGGCCGGGGATCGGCCTGCTGACGATCGAGGCAATCGAAGCGCGTGATTACCCGCTTGTTCAAGGCTGCATCCTGGTCATCGCATTATCGTATGTCGTGGTCAACACAGCGACAGACTTGCTGTATCGCGTGCTTGACCCACGAATTCAGGTGGAATGA
- a CDS encoding ABC transporter permease — protein MNRLAIVGCVIIALLSVAALFAPQLATDSITALHLSTRLSGPSAEHWFGQDQFGRDIYSRMLFGARVSMSVGVTVVVISATIGTIIGAIAGYYGGWVDRIVSHLLFNTFLAFPGFLLAIGMVAFLGPQLSNLILALCVIGWVGYARLIRGQVLKVKENDFVTAAKALGATDARVLLQHILPNCVQPLIVQATLGMAGVVLAEASLSFLGLGVQEPQPSWGKMLDAGRGYLTLAPHMVIFPGLAIMLTVMAFNFVGDGLRQWLDPKQRKI, from the coding sequence ATGAATCGTTTGGCCATTGTCGGATGCGTGATTATCGCGTTGTTGAGCGTGGCGGCACTGTTTGCCCCACAGTTAGCAACCGACAGCATCACGGCGCTTCACCTGTCAACACGTCTGAGCGGGCCTTCAGCCGAGCATTGGTTCGGGCAGGATCAATTCGGACGCGACATTTATTCACGGATGCTGTTTGGCGCGCGTGTCTCCATGAGCGTCGGTGTAACGGTCGTTGTGATCAGCGCCACCATCGGCACTATCATCGGCGCCATTGCTGGCTACTACGGCGGATGGGTTGATCGAATTGTGTCGCATTTGTTGTTCAACACATTCCTTGCGTTCCCTGGCTTCTTGCTCGCCATCGGCATGGTTGCCTTTCTGGGACCGCAACTGAGCAATTTGATCCTTGCGCTCTGTGTGATCGGCTGGGTCGGATATGCGCGGCTCATTCGCGGGCAGGTGCTCAAAGTCAAAGAAAACGATTTCGTCACAGCCGCCAAAGCCCTCGGCGCAACCGACGCGCGCGTCCTGCTGCAGCACATTTTGCCCAACTGCGTTCAGCCGCTCATTGTACAAGCAACATTGGGAATGGCTGGTGTTGTGCTAGCCGAAGCGAGTCTGAGTTTTCTCGGCCTCGGCGTGCAAGAGCCGCAGCCGAGTTGGGGCAAGATGCTCGACGCAGGCCGAGGCTACTTGACGCTGGCGCCGCACATGGTCATCTTCCCCGGCTTAGCGATTATGCTCACCGTGATGGCCTTTAACTTTGTCGGCGACGGATTGCGTCAGTGGCTCGATCCCAAGCAACGGAAGATTTAA
- a CDS encoding photosynthetic reaction center cytochrome c subunit family protein, whose product MSTEPTKVASWKVSDFWYGALGLVIGFFITFSITNAVQRDELGQAGTATARQTRDLPPDHPPINADGSSQAGATGQTLPEGHPPIAGSAAGSAAGSTTAASTPPPPLPSLEPRPGPGPKAEDQFKDIQVLKGVPPTDFQTIMGIITVSLGVTCDYCHVPGAFEKPHPMKDVSRKWIQLVKQTNQMNKDVPGGQINCYTCHRGLPKPPPH is encoded by the coding sequence ATGTCAACAGAACCAACGAAAGTAGCTTCCTGGAAAGTGAGTGATTTTTGGTATGGCGCACTTGGCCTCGTCATAGGATTTTTCATCACATTCTCGATCACCAACGCAGTGCAACGCGATGAACTGGGCCAAGCTGGCACAGCGACAGCCCGGCAAACGCGCGACCTGCCGCCTGACCATCCACCCATCAACGCCGATGGCAGCAGCCAAGCCGGCGCCACTGGTCAAACTCTACCGGAAGGCCATCCGCCTATTGCCGGTAGCGCGGCTGGTAGCGCAGCCGGTAGCACGACAGCGGCCTCCACTCCACCTCCACCATTGCCTTCATTAGAACCTCGGCCGGGACCAGGCCCGAAGGCAGAAGATCAGTTCAAAGATATTCAAGTGCTCAAAGGCGTGCCGCCAACTGACTTTCAAACCATCATGGGTATCATCACGGTGTCGCTCGGTGTGACGTGTGATTACTGTCACGTCCCTGGCGCATTTGAGAAACCTCACCCGATGAAAGACGTCTCACGTAAGTGGATTCAACTGGTCAAGCAAACGAACCAAATGAACAAGGACGTTCCCGGGGGCCAGATCAACTGTTACACCTGTCATCGCGGCTTGCCCAAGCCACCACCACACTAG
- a CDS encoding sugar phosphate nucleotidyltransferase, producing the protein MRHKVAKDVVAIILGGGQGARLFPLTRDRAKPSVPLAGKYRLIDVAVSNCINSGLQRIYVLTQFNTASLHRHITRTYRFSGFSELSVDILPTEQTLEHRDWFQSTTDAVRRAWRHFGSERVGTCLVLPGDHLYRMDYSELIGYHWETGADVTLAVTPVAEEKAMHCGVVVVDEQQRVHLYYEEPRGSALSELRLGLTGMTDKPYLAAMDVYVFKKSVLEQLLARVDPTFDFGMELLPRAVRDYDVRAFRFDGYWEKIGSISSFYRVSLDLARSDSPFSFYDPEAPIYTRPRSLPSAKLISCQIRDCLLGEGIIVSGARLSQCIVGIRTRIEPGADISQTIIMGASRYQTVEEIHHDWQQGRPILGIGAGAVIRRAILDKNVRIGAGARIVNEAGLRHVDGDNYYIREGIVIIPRKAVIAPGTVI; encoded by the coding sequence ATGAGACACAAGGTCGCTAAAGATGTTGTCGCCATCATTCTCGGTGGTGGGCAAGGCGCTCGATTGTTTCCACTGACCAGAGATCGAGCCAAACCATCCGTGCCGTTGGCCGGCAAGTACCGGCTGATTGATGTCGCTGTCAGCAACTGCATCAATTCCGGCTTGCAAAGGATTTATGTGCTGACGCAATTCAACACAGCCTCACTGCATCGCCATATCACGCGGACGTATCGCTTCAGTGGTTTCAGTGAGCTGTCAGTGGATATTTTGCCGACGGAACAAACCCTTGAACATCGTGATTGGTTTCAAAGCACGACTGACGCTGTTCGCCGCGCCTGGCGGCACTTTGGTTCGGAACGGGTCGGGACGTGCCTCGTCCTTCCTGGCGATCATCTGTATCGCATGGATTATAGTGAGCTGATTGGCTATCACTGGGAGACGGGCGCTGATGTGACATTAGCTGTCACGCCGGTAGCCGAGGAGAAGGCCATGCACTGCGGCGTCGTGGTCGTTGATGAGCAGCAACGAGTCCACCTGTATTATGAAGAGCCACGCGGCTCAGCGTTGAGCGAGCTACGACTCGGCCTCACTGGCATGACGGACAAACCATACCTGGCTGCCATGGACGTGTATGTCTTCAAAAAGTCTGTCCTGGAACAACTATTGGCGCGGGTTGATCCAACGTTTGATTTCGGCATGGAACTGCTACCACGCGCCGTTCGAGACTATGACGTTCGGGCCTTTCGGTTTGACGGATATTGGGAAAAGATTGGCTCTATTAGCTCGTTCTATCGCGTGAGCCTCGATCTGGCGCGGTCCGATTCGCCATTCAGTTTTTATGATCCGGAGGCGCCGATTTACACGCGGCCGCGCTCATTGCCCTCGGCCAAGCTGATCAGTTGTCAGATTCGCGATTGCTTGCTGGGTGAAGGCATCATTGTGAGCGGCGCTCGCTTGAGCCAGTGTATTGTCGGCATTCGCACGCGCATCGAGCCGGGCGCTGACATCTCACAGACGATTATCATGGGCGCCAGTCGCTACCAGACGGTTGAGGAGATTCACCACGATTGGCAACAAGGCCGTCCCATTCTGGGCATTGGCGCGGGCGCTGTCATTCGTCGAGCCATTTTGGATAAAAATGTTCGTATCGGCGCGGGCGCGCGGATCGTCAACGAGGCTGGTCTGCGCCATGTGGACGGTGACAATTACTATATCCGCGAAGGCATCGTCATCATTCCACGCAAGGCAGTGATTGCGCCGGGAACGGTGATTTGA
- a CDS encoding EutN/CcmL family microcompartment protein, with protein MILARVIGNVVATQKNERYSGARILLVQPIHPNGTERGNPILALDCVDAGEGDTVVVVQEGWSASTAATGRPEAAIDAAIVGVVDTIELFDKSNE; from the coding sequence ATGATCTTGGCGCGTGTCATTGGCAATGTGGTCGCCACACAGAAGAACGAGCGGTACAGTGGCGCTCGCATCCTCTTGGTGCAACCGATCCATCCGAATGGAACTGAGCGCGGCAATCCCATTCTGGCGTTGGATTGCGTTGATGCCGGAGAAGGCGACACGGTGGTGGTGGTGCAAGAAGGTTGGTCGGCTTCCACCGCCGCGACAGGTCGGCCTGAAGCAGCGATTGACGCAGCCATTGTCGGCGTCGTTGATACGATTGAGTTATTTGACAAATCGAATGAGTGA
- a CDS encoding EutN/CcmL family microcompartment protein produces MQLARVIGTVVATIKNESLTGRKLLYIQSITPDGAPVGKPMVAIDAVGAGVGEIVFWCRGREASFPFLPYDVPTECTIVGIVDSIHVARPYRRSETK; encoded by the coding sequence ATGCAACTGGCGCGTGTGATTGGAACGGTTGTGGCAACGATCAAGAACGAATCATTAACCGGACGAAAGCTGCTTTACATTCAGTCCATCACCCCTGATGGCGCGCCCGTCGGCAAGCCGATGGTGGCCATTGACGCGGTTGGAGCAGGGGTTGGCGAGATCGTCTTTTGGTGTCGCGGGCGCGAAGCCAGTTTCCCTTTCTTACCCTACGATGTGCCCACTGAATGCACGATCGTTGGCATTGTGGATTCGATCCATGTGGCCCGGCCGTACCGACGGAGCGAAACGAAATGA
- a CDS encoding methylmalonyl-CoA mutase family protein — MSNITERKPRFVTSSQIELKPVYRADDIADTEPHMHIGEPGQYPFTRGIHAGMYRQRLWTMRQYAGFATAKESNRRYKYLLEQGQMGLSVAFDLPTQMGLDSDHPLARGEVGKVGVAIDSLRDMEVLFDGIPLDKVSTSMTINSTAAILLALYLAVARQQGIPFDRLSGTVQNDILKEYIARGTYIYPPKPSLRLVVDVIAFCQQHVPKWNTISISGYHIREAGSTAVQELAFTFANAITYVQAAIDAGLNVDDFGPRLSFFFNAHNNFLEEIAKYRAARRLWARIMKERFGARDPRSMMLRFHAQTAGSTLTAQQPDVNVVRVTLQALAAVLGGTQSLHCNARDEALGLPTEDAARLALRTQQVIAYESGVADTVDPLGGSYAVESLTNEIERRASEYLDKIDALGGMLKAIEIGWVQGEIERAAYEYQQALERQEEIVVGVNKFTQEQETPIEVLRIDPEIEREQIASLRRVKAERDHRAVETALEELQAAASTNENLMPYILRAVQSYATVGEISDRLRRVYGEYREVGAV; from the coding sequence ATGAGCAATATAACCGAACGCAAGCCACGCTTTGTTACATCATCACAGATTGAGTTGAAACCAGTCTATCGCGCTGACGACATAGCCGATACGGAGCCACACATGCACATTGGCGAACCGGGTCAATATCCGTTCACGCGCGGGATTCACGCTGGCATGTACCGTCAACGCCTCTGGACAATGCGCCAGTACGCCGGCTTCGCCACGGCGAAGGAATCGAATCGGCGCTATAAGTATTTGCTTGAACAAGGACAGATGGGATTGTCGGTCGCGTTTGATCTGCCCACGCAAATGGGTTTGGATTCAGATCATCCGCTGGCTCGCGGTGAAGTTGGTAAAGTCGGCGTGGCAATTGATAGCTTGCGTGACATGGAAGTGCTGTTTGATGGCATTCCGCTGGATAAAGTCTCCACCTCAATGACCATCAATTCGACGGCCGCTATTTTACTGGCTCTCTATCTTGCCGTCGCCCGCCAGCAAGGCATTCCATTCGACCGACTCAGTGGAACAGTCCAGAATGACATCTTGAAAGAGTACATCGCCCGTGGCACCTACATCTATCCGCCCAAGCCCAGTCTACGATTGGTGGTGGATGTCATCGCCTTTTGTCAACAACATGTGCCCAAATGGAACACAATTTCGATCTCCGGCTATCACATTCGTGAAGCCGGTTCAACCGCCGTTCAAGAGCTCGCCTTCACCTTTGCCAATGCCATCACGTATGTCCAAGCGGCGATTGATGCCGGCTTGAACGTAGATGATTTCGGGCCGCGACTCAGTTTCTTCTTCAACGCGCATAACAATTTTCTTGAGGAGATTGCCAAGTACCGCGCGGCGCGACGGCTCTGGGCACGCATCATGAAGGAACGCTTCGGGGCGCGTGATCCACGTTCGATGATGTTGCGATTTCATGCGCAAACAGCCGGCTCAACGCTGACGGCGCAGCAACCTGATGTGAATGTGGTTCGTGTCACGCTGCAAGCGCTGGCCGCCGTGCTCGGCGGAACGCAATCACTTCATTGCAACGCACGCGATGAGGCGCTCGGCCTGCCAACAGAAGATGCCGCTCGCCTAGCCCTACGAACACAACAAGTCATCGCCTACGAATCCGGCGTGGCTGACACGGTTGATCCACTGGGCGGCTCTTATGCTGTCGAATCGCTCACCAACGAAATTGAGCGCCGCGCCAGTGAATATCTCGATAAGATTGACGCGCTCGGCGGCATGCTCAAAGCGATCGAAATCGGATGGGTGCAAGGCGAAATTGAACGCGCTGCGTATGAATACCAACAGGCGCTCGAACGCCAAGAGGAAATCGTCGTCGGCGTCAATAAGTTCACGCAGGAGCAAGAAACGCCCATCGAAGTGCTGCGTATAGACCCGGAGATTGAACGGGAACAGATCGCTTCGCTCAGACGAGTGAAAGCTGAACGTGACCATCGAGCGGTTGAGACGGCGCTGGAAGAGCTGCAAGCGGCAGCCAGCACCAATGAGAATTTGATGCCGTATATTCTGCGCGCCGTCCAGTCCTATGCGACAGTCGGCGAAATTAGCGACCGACTCAGACGTGTTTATGGAGAGTACCGCGAAGTCGGAGCCGTTTAG